Proteins from a genomic interval of Rosa chinensis cultivar Old Blush chromosome 2, RchiOBHm-V2, whole genome shotgun sequence:
- the LOC112186885 gene encoding uncharacterized protein LOC112186885 isoform X3 has translation MCFLYCINDWVNSLISVILNLGLIFPLKFDCGFVSTGVFLCWRWGFGSLVVQGFTDVVGFSIRFFLLPSIMETESQIELTIQNNMLPPQAGTFQDREDLIQYVRDFGASQGYVVTIKKSRKDRRVILGCDRGGVYRNRRKIDESKRKRKANSRLINCPFEAIGKREDDLWVLTIKNGEHNHEALRDMSEHPYSRRFTEEEVRQIKQMTEAGIKPRQVLKALKQMNPELQSTPRHLYNLKAKIRQGTLSEKSFKTWRPDRSALVNTSSAPSGGSLMQSNQPLKVPNFIGGKFVDSQGCSIIDVVNPATQEIVSHVPLTTYEEFKAAVSSAKQAFPSWKNTPITIRQRILFKLQELIRRDIDKLAMNITLEQGKTLKGAESDVLRGIEVVEHACGMATLQMGEFVPNASYGIDTYSIREPLGVCAGICPFNFSSMIPLWMFPVAVTCGNTFVLKPCEKNPGVSMILAALAKEAGLPDGVLNIVHGTHDIVNYICDDDDIKAVSLVGSSTAGMHIHAKAVARGKRVQSNIGGKNHAIIMPDASMDATLNALVTAGFGAAGQRCMALNTAVFVGNSITWERELVERAKALKVNVGTDPSADVGPVITKEVKDCICRLVQSSVESGARLVLDGRNVMVRGYENGNFIGPTILCDVTTNMDCFKEEIFGPVLLCMQAASLEEAITIINRNRCGNGASIFTTSGIAARKFQNEVEAGLVGINVPVPVPLPLSSFNGSKASFGSDLNISGKAGVQFYTQIKAVAQQWKDLPSLESSLALRPSYETNMASRGVSSSLPSTSERDSPSHRISGATNSESESDSPSKLPSRGAPLSLPSTSEAALPTQGASSMSPTAYRDFSSRGLSLVLPATSERDLSGVDMSLAMPRATEGDIPKQGLTLTTSQSSERMYMPQTSHWMETSRPTSQRTENISPSSERHLASTSQRNDKNGNTSLSSQRTGTSMALTSESVYAPASHDNMAPISLRSDGMTGTSHRTDPTLRPTSERAYMLGVTHLNDNMGQTFQRPDTMFSTSERMYMPAKSHQHDHMGSTSRRTDIPMHSTSERMFMSTASQRNEELAVASQPASERLYLSPLVPRNAGTPQKMFPQNSLILSEEFPSQGASLTLPTSQRI, from the exons ATGTGTTTCCTGTACTGTATTAATGATTGGGTTAATTCCTTAATCTCTGTTATTCTAAATTTGGGGTTGATTTTTCCCTTGAAATTTGATTGTGGGTTTGTTTCCACAGGTGTGTTTTTGTGTTGGAGGTGGGGTTTTGGGTCTCTGGTAGTGCAAGGTTTCACTGACGTAGTGGGATTTTCAATCAG ATTCTTCTTACTGCCATCAATAATGGAAACTGAAAGTCAAATTGAGCTTACTATACAGAACAATATGCTTCCTCCACAAGCTGGAACATTTCAAGATCGTGAAGATCTCATCCAATATGTTCGTGATTTTGGTGCTAGTCAAGGATATGTGGTGACCATCAAAAAGTCAAGGAAAGACAGGAGAGTGATTTTAGGTTGTGATAGGGGAGGTGTTTATCGTAATAGGCGTAAAATTGATGAAAGCAAACGCAAAAGGAAGGCAAATTCACGCCTTATAAACTGTCCCTTTGAAGCCATTGGGAAAAGGGAAGATGATTTGTGGGTACTCACAATAAAGAATGGGGAGCATAATCATGAAGCATTAAGGGACATGTCAGAGCATCCTTATAGTCGTCGCTTTACTGAGGAAGAGGTCAGGCAAATCAAGCAAATGACCGAAGCTGGTATAAAACCACGTCAAGTTCTTAAGGCTCTCAAGCAAATGAATCCTGAACTGCAGTCAACACCAAGGCATTTGTATAACCTCAAAGCAAAGATCCGTCAAGGAACTCTATCAG AGAAAAGTTTCAAGACGTGGAGACCTGACAGGTCCGCTTTGGTGAATACAAGTTCTGCTCCCAGTGGGGGGTCATTGATGCAAAGTAACCAGCCG TTGAAGGTTCCTAATTTCATAGGAGGAAAATTCGTTGATTCACAAGGGTGTTCAATCATTGACGTAGTAAATCCT GCAACACAAGAGATTGTTTCTCATGTTCCTTTAACTACCTATGAAGAGTTCAAAGCTGCAGTTAGTTCAGCCAAGCAAGCTTTTCCTTCATGGAAGAACACACCTATTACTATACGTCAAAGAATCCTGTTTAAGCTTCAGGAGCTCATCCGCAGAGATATT GATAAACTTGCTATGAATATCACCTTAGAGCAGGGTAAGACGTTGAAGGGTGCTGAGAGTGATGTGCTCCGTGGTATAG AGGTGGTCGAACATGCTTGTGGGATGGCAACTCTACAGATGGGTGAGTTTGTTCCTAATGCATCTTATGGTATTGATACATACAGCATTAGGGAACCACTTGGTGTTTGTGCCGGGATATGCCCCTTCAACTTTTCCTCAATGATTCCATTATGG ATGTTCCCAGTTGCAGTTACATGTGGCAATACATTTGTTCTTAAGCCATGTGAAAAAAATCCAG GAGTTTCGATGATACTTGCAGCACTTGCTAAGGAGGCTGGTTTGCCCGATGGTGTGTTAAATATAGTCCATGGCACTCAC GACATTGTTAATTATAtctgtgatgatgatgatataaaGGCTGTTTCACTTGTTGGCTCGAGTACA GCTGGAATGCACATACATGCAAAGGCAGTTGCTAGGGGAAAGCGTGTTCAG TCCAATATAGGAGGAAAAAATCATGCCATCATCATGCCTGATGCTAGCATGGATGCAACCTTGAATGCTCTAGTCACGGCTGGTTTTGGTGCTGCAGGACAGAGGTGTATGGCTCTTAATACAGCTGTTTTTGTTGGAAACTCAATAACATG GGAGCGCGAACTAGTGGAACGTGCCAAAGCCCTGAAAGTCAATGTGGGAACAGATCCTAGTGCAGACGTTGGTCCAGTTATTACCAAAGAG GTGAAGGATTGCATATGCAGATTAGTCCAGAGCAGTGTCGAAAGCGGTGCTAGACTCGTTCTTGATGGGAGAAATGTTATG GTTCGAGGCTATGAGAATGGAAATTTTATTGGTCCTACTATCTTATGCGATGTTACAACCAATATGGATTGTTTTAAG GAAGAAATTTTTGGACCAGTTCTTCTGTGCATGCAG GCTGCCAGCCTAGAAGAAGCGATCACAATTATAAACAGAAACAG GTGTGGGAATGGAGCTTCCATATTCACAACATCTGGCATTGCTGCAAGGAAGTTCCAGAATGAAGTTGAGGCTGGGCTG GTTGGGATCAATGTTCCTGTTCCGGTTCCGTTGCCACTGTCCTCCTTTAACGGATCTAAGGCATCTTTTGGCAGCGATCTGAATATCTCTG GTAAGGCAGGAGTGCAATTTTACACCCAGATCAAAGCGGTTGCACAACAGTGGAAGGATTTACCTAGCTTAGAATCATCATTAGCCTTGCGTCCATCATATGAGACAAATATGGCAAGCAGAGGTGTCTCTTCTTCTTTGCCTTCAACATCTGAGAGAGATTCACCTAGTCATAGAATATCAGGAGCCACAAACTCAGAATCTGAGAGTGATTCACCAAGCAAGTTGCCAAGTCGTGGAGCTCCATTGTCCCTCCCTTCCACATCTGAGGCAGCTCTTCCAACCCAAGGAGCCTCATCTATGTCTCCAACCGCATATAGGGATTTTTCTAGTCGGGGCCTGTCCCTTGTCCTGCCAGCAACATCCGAGAGAGATCTGTCCGGTGTGGATATGTCACTAGCCATGCCTCGAGCAACAGAAGGAGATATACCAAAACAAGGTTTGACATTGACAACTTCACAATCATCAGAGAGAATGTATATGCCTCAAACTTCTCATTGGATGGAAACCTCAAGACCAACATCTCAAAGGACTGAAAATATTTCACCAAGTTCTGAGAGGCATCTTGCCTCAACATCTCAGAGGAATGACAAGAATGGCAACACGTCACTGTCATCTCAAAGGACTGGTACTTCTATGGCATTGACTTCCGAGAGCGTCTATGCCCCTGCCTCTCATGACAATATGGCTCCAATATCACTCCGAAGTGATGGTATGACTGGAACATCTCACAGGACGGATCCCACTCTACGTCCAACCTCTGAGAGAGCATACATGCTGGGAGTAACTCACCTGAATGACAATATGGGTCAAACATTTCAAAGGCCCGACACCATGTTTTCAACATCTGAGAGGATGTACATGCCCGCAAAATCTCATCAGCATGACCATATGGGTTCAACATCTCGGAGAACTGATATTCCTATGCATTCAACTTCGGAGCGGATGTTCATGTCCACAGCATCTCAAAGGAATGAGGAGTTGGCTGTTGCTTCTCAACCTGCCTCCGAGAGACTATATTTGTCTCCATTAGTTCCGAGAAATGCTGGTACGCCTCAGAAGATGTTTCCCCAAAACTCTCTAATTTTGAGTGAGGAGTTTCCCTCCCAAGGAGCATCACTGACTTTACCCACATCTCAGAGGATATAG
- the LOC112186885 gene encoding uncharacterized protein LOC112186885 isoform X5: METESQIELTIQNNMLPPQAGTFQDREDLIQYVRDFGASQGYVVTIKKSRKDRRVILGCDRGGVYRNRRKIDESKRKRKANSRLINCPFEAIGKREDDLWVLTIKNGEHNHEALRDMSEHPYSRRFTEEEVRQIKQMTEAGIKPRQVLKALKQMNPELQSTPRHLYNLKAKIRQGTLSEKSFKTWRPDRSALVNTSSAPSGGSLMQSNQPLKVPNFIGGKFVDSQGCSIIDVVNPATQEIVSHVPLTTYEEFKAAVSSAKQAFPSWKNTPITIRQRILFKLQELIRRDIDKLAMNITLEQGKTLKGAESDVLRGIEVVEHACGMATLQMGEFVPNASYGIDTYSIREPLGVCAGICPFNFSSMIPLWMFPVAVTCGNTFVLKPCEKNPGVSMILAALAKEAGLPDGVLNIVHGTHDIVNYICDDDDIKAVSLVGSSTAGMHIHAKAVARGKRVQVNSSSSSLTNLSRYSTTFLQVKSVVENLISTYICFLTGQRCMALNTAVFVGNSITWERELVERAKALKVNVGTDPSADVGPVITKEVKDCICRLVQSSVESGARLVLDGRNVMVRGYENGNFIGPTILCDVTTNMDCFKEEIFGPVLLCMQAASLEEAITIINRNRCGNGASIFTTSGIAARKFQNEVEAGLVGINVPVPVPLPLSSFNGSKASFGSDLNISGKAGVQFYTQIKAVAQQWKDLPSLESSLALRPSYETNMASRGVSSSLPSTSERDSPSHRISGATNSESESDSPSKLPSRGAPLSLPSTSEAALPTQGASSMSPTAYRDFSSRGLSLVLPATSERDLSGVDMSLAMPRATEGDIPKQGLTLTTSQSSERMYMPQTSHWMETSRPTSQRTENISPSSERHLASTSQRNDKNGNTSLSSQRTGTSMALTSESVYAPASHDNMAPISLRSDGMTGTSHRTDPTLRPTSERAYMLGVTHLNDNMGQTFQRPDTMFSTSERMYMPAKSHQHDHMGSTSRRTDIPMHSTSERMFMSTASQRNEELAVASQPASERLYLSPLVPRNAGTPQKMFPQNSLILSEEFPSQGASLTLPTSQRI, from the exons ATGGAAACTGAAAGTCAAATTGAGCTTACTATACAGAACAATATGCTTCCTCCACAAGCTGGAACATTTCAAGATCGTGAAGATCTCATCCAATATGTTCGTGATTTTGGTGCTAGTCAAGGATATGTGGTGACCATCAAAAAGTCAAGGAAAGACAGGAGAGTGATTTTAGGTTGTGATAGGGGAGGTGTTTATCGTAATAGGCGTAAAATTGATGAAAGCAAACGCAAAAGGAAGGCAAATTCACGCCTTATAAACTGTCCCTTTGAAGCCATTGGGAAAAGGGAAGATGATTTGTGGGTACTCACAATAAAGAATGGGGAGCATAATCATGAAGCATTAAGGGACATGTCAGAGCATCCTTATAGTCGTCGCTTTACTGAGGAAGAGGTCAGGCAAATCAAGCAAATGACCGAAGCTGGTATAAAACCACGTCAAGTTCTTAAGGCTCTCAAGCAAATGAATCCTGAACTGCAGTCAACACCAAGGCATTTGTATAACCTCAAAGCAAAGATCCGTCAAGGAACTCTATCAG AGAAAAGTTTCAAGACGTGGAGACCTGACAGGTCCGCTTTGGTGAATACAAGTTCTGCTCCCAGTGGGGGGTCATTGATGCAAAGTAACCAGCCG TTGAAGGTTCCTAATTTCATAGGAGGAAAATTCGTTGATTCACAAGGGTGTTCAATCATTGACGTAGTAAATCCT GCAACACAAGAGATTGTTTCTCATGTTCCTTTAACTACCTATGAAGAGTTCAAAGCTGCAGTTAGTTCAGCCAAGCAAGCTTTTCCTTCATGGAAGAACACACCTATTACTATACGTCAAAGAATCCTGTTTAAGCTTCAGGAGCTCATCCGCAGAGATATT GATAAACTTGCTATGAATATCACCTTAGAGCAGGGTAAGACGTTGAAGGGTGCTGAGAGTGATGTGCTCCGTGGTATAG AGGTGGTCGAACATGCTTGTGGGATGGCAACTCTACAGATGGGTGAGTTTGTTCCTAATGCATCTTATGGTATTGATACATACAGCATTAGGGAACCACTTGGTGTTTGTGCCGGGATATGCCCCTTCAACTTTTCCTCAATGATTCCATTATGG ATGTTCCCAGTTGCAGTTACATGTGGCAATACATTTGTTCTTAAGCCATGTGAAAAAAATCCAG GAGTTTCGATGATACTTGCAGCACTTGCTAAGGAGGCTGGTTTGCCCGATGGTGTGTTAAATATAGTCCATGGCACTCAC GACATTGTTAATTATAtctgtgatgatgatgatataaaGGCTGTTTCACTTGTTGGCTCGAGTACA GCTGGAATGCACATACATGCAAAGGCAGTTGCTAGGGGAAAGCGTGTTCAGGTAAACAGTAGCTCTTCGTCCCTCACCAACCTATCCAGATACTCAACCACATTTCTTCAAGTTAAAAGTGTGGTTGAGAACCTGATATCCACATATATTTGCTTTCTAACGG GACAGAGGTGTATGGCTCTTAATACAGCTGTTTTTGTTGGAAACTCAATAACATG GGAGCGCGAACTAGTGGAACGTGCCAAAGCCCTGAAAGTCAATGTGGGAACAGATCCTAGTGCAGACGTTGGTCCAGTTATTACCAAAGAG GTGAAGGATTGCATATGCAGATTAGTCCAGAGCAGTGTCGAAAGCGGTGCTAGACTCGTTCTTGATGGGAGAAATGTTATG GTTCGAGGCTATGAGAATGGAAATTTTATTGGTCCTACTATCTTATGCGATGTTACAACCAATATGGATTGTTTTAAG GAAGAAATTTTTGGACCAGTTCTTCTGTGCATGCAG GCTGCCAGCCTAGAAGAAGCGATCACAATTATAAACAGAAACAG GTGTGGGAATGGAGCTTCCATATTCACAACATCTGGCATTGCTGCAAGGAAGTTCCAGAATGAAGTTGAGGCTGGGCTG GTTGGGATCAATGTTCCTGTTCCGGTTCCGTTGCCACTGTCCTCCTTTAACGGATCTAAGGCATCTTTTGGCAGCGATCTGAATATCTCTG GTAAGGCAGGAGTGCAATTTTACACCCAGATCAAAGCGGTTGCACAACAGTGGAAGGATTTACCTAGCTTAGAATCATCATTAGCCTTGCGTCCATCATATGAGACAAATATGGCAAGCAGAGGTGTCTCTTCTTCTTTGCCTTCAACATCTGAGAGAGATTCACCTAGTCATAGAATATCAGGAGCCACAAACTCAGAATCTGAGAGTGATTCACCAAGCAAGTTGCCAAGTCGTGGAGCTCCATTGTCCCTCCCTTCCACATCTGAGGCAGCTCTTCCAACCCAAGGAGCCTCATCTATGTCTCCAACCGCATATAGGGATTTTTCTAGTCGGGGCCTGTCCCTTGTCCTGCCAGCAACATCCGAGAGAGATCTGTCCGGTGTGGATATGTCACTAGCCATGCCTCGAGCAACAGAAGGAGATATACCAAAACAAGGTTTGACATTGACAACTTCACAATCATCAGAGAGAATGTATATGCCTCAAACTTCTCATTGGATGGAAACCTCAAGACCAACATCTCAAAGGACTGAAAATATTTCACCAAGTTCTGAGAGGCATCTTGCCTCAACATCTCAGAGGAATGACAAGAATGGCAACACGTCACTGTCATCTCAAAGGACTGGTACTTCTATGGCATTGACTTCCGAGAGCGTCTATGCCCCTGCCTCTCATGACAATATGGCTCCAATATCACTCCGAAGTGATGGTATGACTGGAACATCTCACAGGACGGATCCCACTCTACGTCCAACCTCTGAGAGAGCATACATGCTGGGAGTAACTCACCTGAATGACAATATGGGTCAAACATTTCAAAGGCCCGACACCATGTTTTCAACATCTGAGAGGATGTACATGCCCGCAAAATCTCATCAGCATGACCATATGGGTTCAACATCTCGGAGAACTGATATTCCTATGCATTCAACTTCGGAGCGGATGTTCATGTCCACAGCATCTCAAAGGAATGAGGAGTTGGCTGTTGCTTCTCAACCTGCCTCCGAGAGACTATATTTGTCTCCATTAGTTCCGAGAAATGCTGGTACGCCTCAGAAGATGTTTCCCCAAAACTCTCTAATTTTGAGTGAGGAGTTTCCCTCCCAAGGAGCATCACTGACTTTACCCACATCTCAGAGGATATAG